A region of Drosophila mauritiana strain mau12 chromosome 3L, ASM438214v1, whole genome shotgun sequence DNA encodes the following proteins:
- the LOC117140633 gene encoding protein ERGIC-53 — protein MRPTFLAILCFLAWNPSSEATGNLSPGAVGVHRRFEYKYSFKPPYLAQKDGTVPFWEYGGNAIASSESVRVAPSLRSQKGAIWTKSQTNFDWWDVEIVFRVTGRGRIGADGLAFWYTTEKGDYNGPVFGSSDRWNGLAIMFDSFDNDNKHNNPYISAVLNDGTKLYDHANDGTTQLLSGCLRDFRNKPYPTRARIEYYNNVLTVMIHNGMSNNNDDYELCLRADGVNLPKNGYFGISAATGGLADDHDVFHFLTTSLHAAGQVQEQPKVDNQEKLTQEYKEYQDKLEKQKQEYKKDHPDEHKDEEDWEEFYESENQRELRQIWQGQSQIADHIRELSRKVDEIIGRQETTLSLVSRNAGQALPPPAAGGVPQQQLPVGAVSRSDVDLLLTNQNMLLSSIREIRQLVGDINVRTDNIQTNQKHAPTAQIQSTGYDVQTLIAEMRDGMNQVKQGITHVGQRLGAPQGAAQVANCPTGNCVGVTLFLSVTVVQLLLVFIYNVFKNRSEAQAKKFY, from the exons ATGCGGCCCACATTCCTGGCCATTTTGTGCTTCCTGGCGTGGAATCCCAGCTCCGAGGCGACCGGCAATCTGAGTCCTGGAGCCGTGGGCGTGCACCGTCGCTTCGAGTACAAGTACTCGTTCAAGCCGCCGTATTTGGCACAGAAAGACGGCACCGTGCCGTTTTGGGAGTACGGGGGAA ATGCCATCGCCAGTTCGGAAAGTGTGCGCGTGGCGCCATCGCTGCGCTCACAGAAGGGTGCCATCTGGACAAAGTCGCAGACGAACTTCGACTGGTGGGACGTGGAGATCGTGTTCCGGGTGACGGGACGTGGCAGGATCGGAGCCGATGGATTGGCCTTCTGGTACACCACGGAAAAGGGTGACTACAATGGGCCTGTGTTCGGATCCTCCGACCGCTGGAATGGTCTGGCCATCATGTTCGATTCCTTCGACAATGACAACAAGCACAACAATCCCTACATCAGTGCCGTGCTCAATGATGGCACTAAGCTGTATGACCATGCCAATGATGGAACCACTCAGCTACTGAGCGGTTGCCTCAGGGATTTCCGTAACAAGCCTTACCCTACACGGGCGCGAATCGAGTACTACAACAACGTGCTTACCGTCATGATCCACAACGGAATGTCCAACAACAACGATGACTACGAGCTGTGTCTGCGAGCGGATGGCGTTAATCTGCCCAAGAACGGCTACTTTGGCATTTCCGCCGCCACGGGCGGTCTGGCCGATGACCACGATGTGTTCCATTTCCTGACCACGTCGTTGCATGCCGCTGGACAAGTTCAGGAGCAGCCCAAGGTGGACAACCAGGAGAAGCTTACGCAAGAGTACAAGGAATACCAGGATAAACTggagaaacagaaacaggagTACAAGAAGGACCATCCCGACGAG CACAAAGACGAGGAGGACTGGGAGGAGTTCTATGAGTCGGAGAACCAGCGTGAGCTGCGTCAGATCTGGCAGGGTCAGAGCCAAATTGCCGATCACATACGCGAACTTTCCCGCAAAGTGGATGAGATTATTGGCCGCCAGGAGACCACGCTGTCGCTAGTCTCACGTAATGCTGGACAGGCTCTGCCTCCGCCCGCCGCCGGCGGAGTGCCACAGCAACAGCTGCCCGTTGGCGCTGTCAGCAGGAGCGATGTCGATCTTCTGCTCACTAATCAGAACATGCTGCTCAGCTCCATCCGCGAGATTCGTCAACTGGTTGGCGATATCAATGTGCGCACTGATAACATTCAAACGAATCAGAAGCATGCGCCCACAGCACAAATCCAATCCACCGGCTATGATGTACAAACGCTCATCGCCGAGATGCGCGATGGCATGAATCAGGTCAAGCAGGGCATCACCCACGTGGGCCAAAG ATTGGGAGCGCCACAGGGAGCAGCTCAGGTGGCCAATTGTCCCACGGGCAATTGCGTTGGAGTCACCTTGTTCCTAAGCGTAACTGTTGTGCAACTGCTGCTAGTCTTCATCTACAACGTCTTCAA AAACCGCAGCGAAGCACAGGCGAAAAAGTTCTATTAG
- the LOC117141456 gene encoding pyrimidodiazepine synthase isoform X1, giving the protein MSNTQHLTTGSAKPIFPDDGILKLYSMRFCPYAHRVHLVLDAKKIPYHAIYINLCDKPEWFSLVSSSTKVPAVELVNEPGNPVLIESLIICDYLDEKYPEVPLYPKDLLKKAQEKIFIERFGQFINAFYYLVLHDNPEQLVDTDHYDGLVVYEEELKRRGTKFFGGDSPGMLDYMMWPWCERFDSLKYTFEQKFELSPKRFPTLIKWRDFMIQDRAVKCFYLDGQTHAKYINSRRSGQADYNMLYNEAKRVKLG; this is encoded by the exons ATGAGCAATACTCAGCACTTAACTACTG GTTCGGCAAAGCCCATATTTCCGGATGATGGGATCTTAAAGCTGTATTCGATGCGCTTTTGCCCCTATGCACATCGTGTGCACCTGGTCCTGGATGCCAAAAAGATTCCCTACCACGCTATCTACATCAATCTTTGCGACAAACCCGAGTGGTTCTCCCTGGTGAGCAGCTCCACAAAGGTGCCGGCAGTGGAGCTGGTCAACGAACCGGGAAATCCTGTGCTGATCGAGTCGCTCATTATTTGTGACTACCTGGACGAAAAATATCCGGAGGTGCCATTGTATCCCAAGGATCTGCTTAAGAAGGCTCAGGAGAAGATTTTTATCGAACGTTTCGGACAGTTCATCAATGCCTTCTACTACCTGGTGCTGCACGACAATCCCGAGCAGTTGGTTGACACCGATCACTATGACGGATTGGTCGTTTACGAAGAGGAACTGAAGCGACGCGGTACCAAGTTCTTTGGTGGCGACAGCCCAGGCATGCTTGACTACATGATGTGGCCCTGGTGCGAGCGCTTCGACTCTCTGAAATACACTTttgaacaaaaattcgaattGAGTCCGAAACGTTTTCCCACTTTG ATTAAGTGGCGCGACTTTATGATCCAGGATCGTGCTGTGAAGTGTTTCTATCTGGATGGACAGACCCATGCCAAATACATCAACTCTCGGCGATCGGGCCAGGCCGATTATAATATGCTATA CAATGAGGCCAAACGTGTCAAATTGGGGTAG
- the LOC117139777 gene encoding zinc transporter foi has product MARHIMAVCVVCLLCAHRLHCQDHIESLLGPALVTTHNSQEQLNARVYTNLSPSSETTERRQQRSASGDGDTFNYSISPPSRREKRHAGHEHGSTSESRVPQITQYYLEKLMAQDELMNSSGFDGLLQQLSLHSLASGASEGTCVPASRLVHHVQPHDHHHAHHDEDEDHSLQLNNCTLIQNGTTSNVICPSLPNNNTHQLGKEAKNFTLSDKDLLHLCPILLYELKAQSGGCIEPAVLSDIDTTEELLEAEKDKDIFYVWIYAFISVFACGILGLVGVAIIPFMGSRYYKYIIQYLVALAVGTMTGDALLHLLPHSLAGQDERGMIMKGLGCLGGIIFFYVMEHALTMISEWRKSVEKKETKKPSRAKVMRDPDSSVNNSVAGDKICKQKYSSYPYCYDEITMNNKQSEWMHLPGDAAAGAGGDAPSVAELRNGVGDHDGSNDMAAAAESLLSTLHTNCVEMNHHNHNHKHNSHQQNHEGQDSNTIVTDLDGNAVYAANNAKDKDGRNDHVTVILREHESSHHGHSHRHGHVHSPPETLSAVAWMIIMGDGLHNFTDGMAIGAAFAENIAGGFSTSLAVFCHELPHELGDFAILIKAGMSVKSAVYYNLLTGVLSFIGMIFGIAFGQSQDVAQWMFAVAAGLFIYIALVDMMPEISASHKSLGQFLLQILGMLSGVGIMLLIALYEGDLMSAFGTTGAASHQHAH; this is encoded by the exons ATGGCGCGTCACATAATGGCCGTTTGCGTGGTGTGCCTACTCTGTGCACACCGCCTGCACTGTCAGGATCACATCGAGAGTCTGCTGGGCCCGGCGCTGGTCACGACCCACAACagccaggagcagctgaaTGCCCGCGTCTACACGAACCTGAGTCCCTCCAGTGAAACCACCGAACGGCGACAGCAGCGATCCGCTTCTGGCGACGGCGACACCTTCAACTACAGCATCAGCCCGCCATCCAGAAGAGAAAAGCGCCATGCTGGCCATGAGCATGGCTCCACATCCGAATCCCGCGTCCCGCAGATCACCCAGTACTATCTCGAGAAGCTAATGGCCCAGGATGAGCTGATGAACAGCAGCGGATTCGATGGCCTACTCCAGCAGCTCAGCCTCCACTCGTTGGCCAGTGGGGCAAGTGAGGGAACT TGCGTTCCTGCTAGTCGCCTTGTGCATCACGTCCAGCCCCACGATCATCACCATGCTCATCATGACGAAGATGAAGATCACAGTCTGCAGCTGAACAACTGCACGCTTATCCAGAATGGCACCACCTCCAACGTCATATGCCCATCCCTGcccaacaacaacacacaTCAACTCGGCAAAGAGGCCAAGAACTTTACGCTGAGCGATAAGGACTTGCTACATCTGTGTCCGATTCTCCTATATGAGCTGAAAGCCCAGAGCGGCGGCTGCATAGAACCTGCTGTCTTGTCGGACATTGATACCACTGAAGAGCTGCTGGAAGCAGAGAAGGACAAGGATATATTCTATG TATGGATCTATGCTTTTATTTCTGTGTTTGCCTGCGGCATCCTCGGCTTGGTAGGCGTGGCCATCATACCGTTTATGGGTTCCAGGTATTACAAGTACATCATTCAATATCTGGTAGCGCTGGCCGTGGGTACGATGACCGGCGATGCCCTGCTGCACTTGCTGCCTCAT TCTCTTGCAGGCCAGGATGAGCGGGGGATGATCATGAAAGGACTGGGGTGCCTGGGTGGCATAATCTTCTTTTACGTGATGGAACATGCGCTGACCATGATCTCCGAGTGGCGCAAGAGCGTGGAGAAGAAGGAGACAAAGAAACCATCGCGGGCAAAGGTGATGCGGGATCCCGACTCGTCGGTTAACAATTCCGTGGCCGGCGACAAGATCTGCAAGCAAAAGTATAGCTCCTATCCGTATTGCTACGACGAGATCACCATGAACAACAAGCAGAGCGAGTGGATGCACTTGCCCGGCGATGCAGCGGCGGGCGCTGGCGGAGATGCTCCTTCAGTAGCGGAGCTACGTAACGGTGTGGGCGATCATGATGGATCCAATGACATGGCCGCCGCTGCCGAATCCCTATTATCAACGCTGCACACGAACTGCGTGGAAATGAATCACCATAATCACAACCACAAGCACAATAGCCACCAGCAGAATCATGAGGGCCAGGATAGCAACACAATTGTCACGGATCTGGACGGAAACGCCGTGTACGCAGCAAACAATGCAAAGGATAAGGACGGCCGGAACGATCATGTTACTGTGATCCTGCGGGAGCACGAGTCCTCGCATCACGGTCACAGTCATCGCCATGGACACGTCCATTCGCCGCCGGAAACGCTGAGCGCCGTGGCCTGGATGATTATCATGGGTGACGGTCTGCACAATTTTACGGATGGCATGGCCATTGGTGCAGCCTTTGCGGAAAACATTGCCGGCGGCTTCTCCACATCGCTGGCTGTCTTTTGCCACGAGTTGCCACACGAGCTGGGTGACTTTGCCATCCTAATAAAAGCAGGCATGTCGGTGAAGTCGGCCGTCTACTACAACCTGTTGACGGGTGTCCTGAGTTTCATCGGCATGATCTTTGGCATTGCCTTTGGTCAATCGCAGGATGTGGCCCAGTGGATGTTTGCCGTGGCTGCGGGTCTGTTCATCTACATTGCCCTAGTCGATATG ATGCCAGAGATCTCGGCCTCGCACAAATCACTGGGCCAGTTCCTGTTGCAGATTCTCGGCATGCTCAGCGGAGTGGGGATAATGCTATTGATTGCCCTTTACGAGGGCGATCTGATGAGCGCGTTCGGCACAACGGGAGCCGCATCACACCAGCACGCGCACTAA
- the LOC117141456 gene encoding pyrimidodiazepine synthase isoform X2, translated as MRFCPYAHRVHLVLDAKKIPYHAIYINLCDKPEWFSLVSSSTKVPAVELVNEPGNPVLIESLIICDYLDEKYPEVPLYPKDLLKKAQEKIFIERFGQFINAFYYLVLHDNPEQLVDTDHYDGLVVYEEELKRRGTKFFGGDSPGMLDYMMWPWCERFDSLKYTFEQKFELSPKRFPTLIKWRDFMIQDRAVKCFYLDGQTHAKYINSRRSGQADYNMLYNEAKRVKLG; from the exons ATGCGCTTTTGCCCCTATGCACATCGTGTGCACCTGGTCCTGGATGCCAAAAAGATTCCCTACCACGCTATCTACATCAATCTTTGCGACAAACCCGAGTGGTTCTCCCTGGTGAGCAGCTCCACAAAGGTGCCGGCAGTGGAGCTGGTCAACGAACCGGGAAATCCTGTGCTGATCGAGTCGCTCATTATTTGTGACTACCTGGACGAAAAATATCCGGAGGTGCCATTGTATCCCAAGGATCTGCTTAAGAAGGCTCAGGAGAAGATTTTTATCGAACGTTTCGGACAGTTCATCAATGCCTTCTACTACCTGGTGCTGCACGACAATCCCGAGCAGTTGGTTGACACCGATCACTATGACGGATTGGTCGTTTACGAAGAGGAACTGAAGCGACGCGGTACCAAGTTCTTTGGTGGCGACAGCCCAGGCATGCTTGACTACATGATGTGGCCCTGGTGCGAGCGCTTCGACTCTCTGAAATACACTTttgaacaaaaattcgaattGAGTCCGAAACGTTTTCCCACTTTG ATTAAGTGGCGCGACTTTATGATCCAGGATCGTGCTGTGAAGTGTTTCTATCTGGATGGACAGACCCATGCCAAATACATCAACTCTCGGCGATCGGGCCAGGCCGATTATAATATGCTATA CAATGAGGCCAAACGTGTCAAATTGGGGTAG